The proteins below are encoded in one region of Pseudonocardia sp. DSM 110487:
- a CDS encoding LysR family transcriptional regulator, with protein sequence MATLRALECFVAVCQFGSVTEAAARLHMSQPAMSHQIAALEREIGTSVVERLSRGVRPTVAGRALLPDARAALAAAQRAVATGRAVARGAGGQLRIGCAESMTAGLLAPVLRAWHRRRPGVHLGLTELSSADGLADLVGSGMVDLAVGPRPSRWAGFESLVGSEEVVAAMAGGAGPEPVTFTQLAKRSMVGYHPDNGLGAWLDDVAAERGVALTVLTRTRNATTAAHLAAAGLGVALVPITALPSAFPGAVRRLDPPLLRDVVVLLANPHDPLARRFDADICRRGVRVPADIAVQLGPAE encoded by the coding sequence ATGGCGACCCTGCGTGCCCTGGAGTGCTTCGTGGCCGTCTGCCAGTTCGGGTCGGTCACCGAGGCCGCCGCTCGATTGCACATGTCGCAGCCGGCCATGTCGCACCAGATCGCGGCCTTGGAGCGAGAGATCGGCACGTCGGTCGTGGAGCGGCTGTCCCGTGGCGTCCGTCCGACGGTCGCGGGCCGGGCGCTCCTGCCGGACGCTCGCGCGGCGCTGGCCGCAGCGCAACGCGCCGTCGCCACCGGCCGAGCGGTCGCTCGCGGCGCAGGTGGGCAGCTGCGGATCGGGTGCGCGGAAAGCATGACCGCCGGCTTGCTCGCGCCGGTGCTACGGGCCTGGCACCGGCGCCGCCCCGGTGTGCATCTGGGGCTGACCGAGCTGTCCAGCGCCGATGGGCTCGCCGATCTGGTCGGCTCCGGAATGGTCGATCTGGCGGTCGGGCCACGGCCCTCGCGTTGGGCGGGATTCGAAAGCCTCGTGGGTAGTGAAGAGGTGGTCGCGGCGATGGCGGGTGGTGCCGGGCCCGAGCCGGTCACCTTCACCCAGCTGGCCAAGCGCTCGATGGTGGGCTACCACCCAGACAATGGGTTGGGTGCCTGGCTGGATGACGTCGCGGCGGAACGGGGCGTCGCCCTCACCGTGCTCACCCGTACCCGCAATGCCACGACCGCCGCACATCTGGCGGCCGCCGGTCTGGGTGTTGCCCTGGTGCCGATCACCGCGTTGCCCAGTGCGTTCCCCGGCGCCGTGCGGCGATTGGACCCGCCGCTACTCAGAGACGTTGTCGTACTGCTCGCCAATCCCCACGACCCGCTGGCCCGGCGGTTCGACGCCGACATCTGCCGTCGGGGAGTGCGGGTGCCAGCCGACATTGCCGTCCAACTGGGGCCGGCGGAATGA
- a CDS encoding SDR family oxidoreductase, with translation MAVSINGKKLLIVGGGSGIAARLAVDAATAGAEVIVAARRHHEPTSSGTGAVIKTARVDLGDEDSVRELATHVGGLDYLVTMAADHANGPVTELDRAAVARAFDAKVLGPILLAKHLSPQIRPDGAILLFAGVAGWRPAPGLTVMATTNGAVAFLAKALAVELAPIRVNALSPGIVDSGAWDHMAEGRDRFFADVAARNPARRIGQPADIASAALLALTNPFLTGTTLHVDGGGHLS, from the coding sequence GTGGCAGTCTCGATCAACGGCAAGAAGCTGCTCATCGTCGGCGGCGGTTCGGGCATCGCCGCCCGCCTGGCTGTGGACGCAGCCACCGCAGGTGCCGAGGTCATCGTTGCCGCGCGACGGCATCACGAACCAACCAGCTCGGGCACGGGCGCCGTGATCAAGACCGCTCGCGTGGACCTCGGCGATGAAGACTCGGTGCGGGAGCTGGCCACCCACGTCGGCGGGCTCGACTACCTCGTCACGATGGCCGCCGACCACGCCAACGGCCCGGTGACCGAACTGGATCGCGCCGCCGTTGCCCGCGCGTTCGACGCCAAGGTGCTCGGACCGATCCTGCTCGCCAAGCACCTCTCCCCACAGATCCGGCCCGATGGCGCGATCTTGCTGTTCGCCGGGGTAGCGGGGTGGCGCCCTGCACCGGGACTCACCGTCATGGCGACGACCAACGGTGCGGTTGCCTTCCTCGCCAAGGCACTCGCCGTCGAGCTCGCGCCGATCCGAGTCAACGCGTTGTCTCCGGGCATCGTCGACTCAGGGGCATGGGACCACATGGCCGAAGGCCGCGACCGGTTCTTCGCCGATGTCGCCGCCCGCAACCCTGCCCGACGCATCGGGCAACCTGCCGACATCGCATCGGCGGCGCTACTCGCTCTCACCAACCCGTTCCTGACCGGAACCACCCTGCATGTCGACGGCGGGGGCCATCTCAGCTGA
- a CDS encoding arsenate reductase ArsC, which yields MQVRHRRSDLSIDQQLALTTAASNLARQFDGIFGRETIERFLHSSYDEFAIRAAVKNYLPLLAERFARQRLRALAKVEGKHDDGVPVVLFLCTHNAGRSQMALGFFTHLAGDHAVAWSGGSDPAGRINPSAIAAMGERDIDISAEYPKPWTDEIVRAADVVVTMGCGDACPVFPGRRYEDWDIDDPAGKDVTDVRPIRDEIERRVRALLASLEVPARA from the coding sequence GTGCAGGTGCGCCACCGCCGAAGTGACCTGTCCATCGATCAGCAACTCGCCCTCACCACGGCCGCGTCGAATCTCGCCCGCCAGTTCGATGGCATCTTCGGCAGGGAGACCATCGAACGGTTCCTGCACAGCTCCTACGACGAGTTCGCCATCCGGGCCGCGGTGAAGAACTACCTGCCGCTGCTCGCAGAACGCTTCGCCCGCCAGCGGCTGCGGGCACTGGCCAAGGTCGAGGGCAAGCACGACGACGGCGTGCCGGTGGTGCTGTTCCTCTGCACCCACAACGCCGGCCGCTCCCAGATGGCACTCGGGTTCTTCACCCACCTCGCGGGCGACCACGCCGTCGCCTGGTCCGGCGGCTCCGACCCCGCGGGCCGGATCAACCCGTCGGCGATCGCGGCCATGGGCGAGCGGGACATCGACATCTCCGCCGAGTACCCGAAGCCGTGGACCGACGAGATCGTCCGCGCGGCCGACGTGGTCGTCACGATGGGCTGCGGCGACGCCTGCCCCGTTTTCCCCGGCCGCCGCTACGAGGACTGGGACATCGACGACCCGGCCGGCAAGGACGTCACGGACGTCCGCCCGATCCGCGACGAGATCGAACGCCGCGTCCGCGCGCTCCTCGCCTCGCTCGAGGTGCCTGCCCGTGCCTGA
- a CDS encoding MIP/aquaporin family protein — protein sequence MPLTRRLLAEFLGTGLLVAIVIGSGIAAGRLSPDDTGLQLLQNSLTTVFGLGVLILLFGPVSGAHFNPVVSAVDWALGRRHGSGLSAADAAAYTAAQILGGTGGAVLANLMYELPPVTISGTARDGLGLWLGEFVATAGLIAVIVALARSGRAALSAVAVASWIGAAYWFTSSTSFANPAVTIARMFSDTFAGIAPGSVPAFVLVQIIGATIGAALAVSLYPDARAAAGDIVVPHEARTVAEGTTP from the coding sequence GTGCCGCTGACGCGCAGGCTGCTCGCCGAGTTCCTCGGCACCGGGCTGCTCGTGGCCATCGTGATCGGGTCCGGCATCGCCGCGGGGCGGCTCTCCCCCGACGACACCGGCCTCCAGCTGCTGCAGAACTCCCTGACCACGGTGTTCGGGCTCGGTGTGCTCATCCTGCTGTTCGGCCCCGTGTCCGGGGCGCACTTCAACCCGGTGGTGTCCGCGGTCGACTGGGCGCTCGGCCGCCGTCACGGCTCGGGCCTGTCGGCAGCTGATGCGGCCGCCTACACCGCCGCGCAGATCCTCGGCGGAACCGGCGGAGCCGTGCTGGCCAACCTGATGTACGAGCTCCCACCGGTGACGATCTCCGGAACCGCCCGCGACGGGCTCGGGCTGTGGCTCGGCGAGTTCGTGGCCACCGCGGGGCTCATCGCGGTGATCGTGGCGCTCGCGCGCAGCGGACGGGCCGCGCTGTCCGCGGTCGCCGTCGCCTCGTGGATCGGCGCCGCCTACTGGTTCACCTCGTCCACCTCGTTCGCCAACCCCGCCGTCACCATCGCCCGGATGTTCAGCGACACCTTCGCCGGCATCGCACCCGGATCCGTGCCGGCGTTCGTACTGGTGCAGATCATCGGTGCGACGATCGGCGCCGCCCTCGCCGTCTCGCTCTATCCCGACGCCCGCGCCGCGGCCGGCGACATCGTCGTCCCCCACGAGGCCCGCACCGTCGCCGAAGGGACCACCCCGTGA
- a CDS encoding arsenate reductase ArsC: MTETPRVLFVCVHNAGRSQMAAALLEHHAGGRVDVLSAGSAPADAINPAVREVMAEIGIDLAAQKPKLLTTDAVEASDVVITMGCGDACPVFPGKRYLDWELPDPAGRTPSEIRPIRDEIDSRVRALLTELAPASA; this comes from the coding sequence GTGACCGAAACCCCCCGCGTCCTGTTCGTGTGCGTCCACAACGCAGGCCGCTCCCAGATGGCCGCCGCTCTGCTCGAGCACCACGCGGGGGGCCGCGTCGATGTGCTCTCCGCCGGTTCCGCTCCCGCCGACGCCATCAACCCCGCCGTCCGCGAGGTCATGGCCGAGATCGGGATCGACCTGGCCGCCCAGAAGCCGAAGCTGCTCACCACCGACGCGGTCGAGGCCTCCGACGTCGTCATCACCATGGGCTGCGGCGACGCCTGCCCCGTCTTCCCCGGCAAGCGCTACCTCGACTGGGAACTCCCCGACCCCGCAGGCAGGACACCGAGCGAGATCCGTCCCATCCGCGACGAGATCGACAGCCGCGTCCGCGCGCTCCTCACGGAACTCGCCCCGGCATCCGCCTGA
- a CDS encoding nuclear transport factor 2 family protein, with amino-acid sequence MTTTTPGATIAQRYLEAWNATDSAERRAAIEAAFAPDARYVDPLADVTGTEALDALIAGVHQQFPGMRFGPVGDVDAHHDVCRFRWGLGPEGAEPLVIGFDVVAVGEDGRITGVHGFLDKVPAGA; translated from the coding sequence ATGACCACCACGACCCCCGGCGCCACCATCGCGCAGCGCTACCTGGAGGCTTGGAACGCGACCGACTCGGCCGAGCGGCGCGCGGCGATCGAGGCGGCGTTCGCCCCGGACGCCCGCTATGTCGACCCGCTCGCCGACGTGACCGGCACCGAGGCGCTCGACGCCCTTATCGCGGGTGTGCACCAGCAGTTCCCCGGCATGCGGTTCGGTCCCGTCGGCGACGTCGACGCCCACCACGACGTCTGCCGCTTCCGGTGGGGCCTCGGCCCGGAGGGCGCCGAGCCGCTGGTGATCGGCTTCGACGTCGTGGCTGTGGGCGAGGACGGCCGCATCACGGGCGTCCACGGCTTTCTCGACAAGGTTCCGGCGGGCGCCTGA
- a CDS encoding ATP-grasp domain-containing protein, with protein MILIVPHDVLRPRRPDEHFAAEAAAARDIGCTVALVDHDTMATGDGADRATARVPAGADAVYRGWMLSSTAYAAFADALAARGTTLRTNSAGYRTAHELPGWYEMFAGVTPATVWTAGTDRSDFDRACRELGAGPAVLRDYTKSMKHYWDEAAFLPDVADRDAAWRVACRFAELREVVEGGFVLRRFERFVGTEVRTWWVDGTCRVVTAHPDTPAAPVPDEIDIPPLAPLVAALDLPFVTVDLALRDDGRWRVVELGDGQVSDWPAGMPVTVLVDLLARH; from the coding sequence GTGATCCTCATCGTCCCCCACGACGTCCTGCGCCCCCGACGCCCTGACGAGCACTTCGCGGCGGAGGCCGCCGCGGCGCGCGACATCGGCTGCACGGTCGCGCTGGTCGATCACGACACCATGGCAACGGGTGACGGCGCGGATCGTGCCACGGCGCGGGTGCCTGCCGGCGCCGACGCGGTGTACCGAGGCTGGATGTTGAGCAGCACGGCGTACGCCGCGTTCGCGGACGCGCTGGCCGCCCGGGGCACCACACTGCGCACGAACTCCGCCGGCTACCGGACGGCCCACGAGCTTCCCGGCTGGTACGAGATGTTCGCCGGTGTCACTCCGGCCACGGTGTGGACGGCGGGAACCGACCGGTCGGACTTCGACCGGGCCTGCCGGGAGCTCGGTGCGGGCCCCGCGGTGCTCCGCGACTACACCAAGTCGATGAAGCACTACTGGGACGAGGCCGCCTTCCTGCCCGACGTCGCCGATCGGGACGCGGCGTGGCGGGTGGCGTGCCGGTTCGCCGAGCTCCGCGAGGTCGTGGAGGGCGGTTTCGTGCTCCGCCGCTTCGAGCGGTTCGTCGGCACCGAGGTCCGCACGTGGTGGGTGGACGGAACCTGCCGGGTGGTCACCGCACACCCGGACACCCCGGCCGCTCCCGTCCCGGACGAGATCGACATCCCACCGCTCGCACCTCTCGTCGCGGCGCTCGACCTGCCGTTCGTCACGGTCGACCTCGCCCTCCGGGACGACGGTCGCTGGCGCGTCGTCGAGCTGGGTGACGGACAGGTCAGCGACTGGCCCGCCGGAATGCCCGTCACCGTGCTCGTGGATCTGCTCGCCCGTCACTGA
- a CDS encoding TetR/AcrR family transcriptional regulator, with protein sequence MDSEVRPARRRLRAEDRRQQIVETAFTMVAEKGFEGLRTRDVAAHAGINSATLHHYFPTKEALVEGVAAHLEARYRHRRSPELATDEGAPAAVRRLRQEFADVAFFWREDQRTWAVSREFMLRAPRDEAVADLVTRLNERWCAGVERVLAEGRDAGVFRGGLDPAAAALAVVGALWGSIVLTRPTQERFAAVCREIEAGLTGEKK encoded by the coding sequence ATGGATAGCGAAGTACGGCCGGCTCGCCGGCGCCTGAGGGCGGAGGACCGGCGGCAGCAGATCGTGGAGACCGCCTTCACCATGGTTGCGGAGAAGGGGTTCGAGGGCCTGCGCACTCGCGATGTCGCGGCGCACGCGGGGATCAACAGCGCGACGCTGCACCACTACTTCCCCACCAAGGAGGCGCTGGTCGAGGGGGTCGCGGCACACCTGGAGGCGCGGTACAGGCACCGCCGGTCACCCGAGCTCGCAACGGACGAGGGCGCTCCGGCCGCAGTTCGCCGGCTGCGGCAGGAGTTCGCGGACGTCGCCTTCTTCTGGCGCGAGGACCAGCGCACGTGGGCGGTCTCGCGCGAGTTCATGCTGCGCGCGCCTCGTGACGAGGCCGTGGCGGACCTCGTCACGCGCCTGAACGAACGGTGGTGCGCCGGCGTCGAACGCGTACTCGCGGAAGGCCGGGACGCAGGCGTGTTCCGGGGCGGGCTCGACCCGGCAGCGGCGGCCCTCGCCGTCGTGGGCGCGCTGTGGGGCTCGATCGTGCTCACACGCCCCACGCAGGAGCGGTTCGCCGCCGTCTGCCGCGAGATCGAGGCCGGCCTCACCGGGGAGAAGAAGTGA
- a CDS encoding SDR family NAD(P)-dependent oxidoreductase, whose amino-acid sequence MTQLLAGRVALITGAGRGIGARTAQRFAECGAKVAVNYLRNQAAAESVVRAISDSGGSALAVRADVREADAVAAMVASVTERMGPPDTLVLNADAGGFRPAPVMRLETDAYESRLSDEMRAAFTPVRAVVPGMLRMGHGTILAISSALCRAPVPGFSTLAVSKAALESFVRALAVELGPHGIRVNTIEASMIQGENSAVVGDEQLEELRDLVPLRRLGRPDDVAGIATLIASDLAGFVNGAAVPVNGGQVLY is encoded by the coding sequence GTGACGCAACTGCTGGCAGGGCGGGTCGCCCTCATCACGGGCGCAGGCCGGGGCATCGGCGCGCGCACCGCGCAGCGGTTCGCCGAGTGCGGCGCGAAGGTCGCCGTGAACTACCTCCGCAACCAGGCCGCCGCGGAGTCCGTGGTCCGTGCGATCTCCGACTCCGGCGGGAGCGCGCTCGCCGTACGGGCGGACGTTCGCGAGGCCGACGCGGTCGCGGCCATGGTCGCCTCCGTGACCGAGCGCATGGGGCCGCCCGACACCCTGGTCCTCAACGCCGACGCGGGCGGGTTCCGGCCGGCCCCGGTCATGCGGCTCGAGACCGATGCGTACGAGTCGCGGCTGTCGGACGAGATGCGGGCAGCGTTCACCCCGGTGCGAGCCGTCGTGCCGGGCATGCTCCGGATGGGGCACGGCACGATCCTCGCCATCAGCAGCGCGCTGTGCCGCGCGCCGGTGCCCGGCTTCTCCACCCTGGCGGTCAGCAAGGCCGCGCTCGAGTCGTTCGTCCGCGCGCTCGCCGTGGAGCTCGGTCCGCACGGCATCAGGGTCAACACCATCGAGGCGTCGATGATCCAGGGCGAGAACAGCGCCGTCGTCGGCGACGAGCAACTGGAGGAACTGCGGGACCTGGTCCCGCTGCGCCGCCTCGGCCGACCCGACGACGTCGCGGGCATCGCGACGCTCATCGCCTCGGACCTCGCGGGCTTCGTCAACGGCGCGGCCGTACCCGTCAACGGCGGCCAAGTCCTCTACTGA
- a CDS encoding antibiotic biosynthesis monooxygenase, protein MTVIESDKGVITQINVFDVEPGKVDLLVATLKEAAGTVTHVPGWMSINIHVSLDRTKVTNYAQCTSKEAWDAVMEVIYAKGYIDRLTAIARPHPCLYDVVWTLDRSQVTSGG, encoded by the coding sequence ATGACCGTCATCGAGAGCGACAAGGGCGTGATCACCCAGATCAACGTCTTCGACGTCGAGCCGGGCAAGGTCGACCTGCTCGTCGCGACCCTCAAGGAGGCGGCGGGAACCGTCACCCACGTACCGGGCTGGATGTCGATCAACATCCACGTCTCCCTCGACCGCACGAAGGTCACGAACTACGCCCAGTGCACCAGCAAGGAGGCGTGGGACGCCGTCATGGAGGTGATCTACGCCAAGGGCTACATCGACCGGCTCACCGCCATCGCGCGTCCCCATCCGTGCCTCTACGACGTCGTCTGGACGCTCGACCGCAGCCAGGTGACGTCAGGCGGGTAG
- a CDS encoding SAM-dependent methyltransferase: protein MTDRPVPDLRPDIPHGARIWNYWLGGKDNYAADREVGDAVRSAFPEIVDMAFKSRQFLNRAVRYLAGEAGIRQFLDIGTGLPTMQNTHEVAQSVAPDAKIVYVDNDPLVLAHARALLVNTTPEGVTKYVDADYHHPDRIIAQAREILDFSRPVAVMFMGVFGYVPDYDEASSIVSRVLDAVPPGSYLVLWDATNTSEAVIRGERAQAELGSPYQLRTVEEIRGWFTGTELIEPGLVPITQWRPGAVEIGQIEHIDAYCGVGRKP, encoded by the coding sequence GTGACCGACCGACCCGTGCCAGACCTCCGTCCCGACATCCCCCACGGCGCCCGGATCTGGAACTACTGGCTCGGCGGCAAGGACAACTACGCCGCCGATCGGGAGGTCGGCGATGCGGTGAGGTCGGCGTTCCCGGAGATCGTGGACATGGCGTTCAAGTCCCGCCAGTTCCTGAACCGGGCGGTGCGCTACCTCGCGGGCGAGGCCGGGATCCGCCAGTTCCTCGACATCGGCACCGGCCTGCCCACCATGCAGAACACCCACGAGGTGGCCCAGTCGGTCGCGCCCGACGCGAAGATCGTCTACGTCGACAACGACCCGCTCGTGCTCGCCCACGCCCGCGCGCTGCTGGTCAACACGACTCCCGAGGGCGTCACCAAGTACGTCGACGCCGACTACCACCACCCGGATCGCATCATCGCGCAGGCTCGGGAGATCCTCGACTTCTCTCGGCCGGTCGCTGTGATGTTCATGGGCGTGTTCGGCTACGTCCCCGACTACGACGAGGCGAGCTCGATCGTCTCCCGGGTGCTCGACGCCGTCCCGCCGGGCAGCTACCTCGTGCTCTGGGACGCAACCAACACCAGCGAGGCCGTCATCAGGGGCGAGCGGGCGCAAGCCGAGCTGGGGTCGCCGTACCAGCTGCGCACCGTCGAGGAGATCCGCGGCTGGTTCACAGGCACCGAACTGATCGAGCCGGGGCTCGTGCCCATCACCCAGTGGCGACCGGGCGCTGTCGAGATCGGCCAGATCGAGCACATCGACGCCTACTGTGGCGTCGGCCGCAAGCCCTGA
- a CDS encoding 4'-phosphopantetheinyl transferase superfamily protein, with protein sequence MTVVWWAAPVAPGDAHGLVALLDRQERDRLDRFRRPADQARYLAAHALVRLVLADAVGTSAAALAFDRTCRCGEQHGKPVLPGGPGFSLTHAGDLVGVAVHPGGDVGLDVEQVRELGDLEAMAAHVCSPRESAPDAEAFFTLWTRKEALLKAVGTGLATPMSAITLGPAGVLAWTGEDAPREPLWLADLHPGEGYHAAVAGTGARPEVTERRGDDLLAAQAR encoded by the coding sequence ATGACCGTCGTGTGGTGGGCCGCCCCGGTGGCGCCAGGTGACGCCCATGGGCTCGTGGCATTGCTGGACCGCCAGGAGCGCGACCGGCTCGACCGCTTCCGCCGCCCCGCCGACCAGGCTCGCTACCTCGCGGCGCACGCCCTCGTGCGGTTGGTGCTCGCCGACGCCGTCGGCACGTCCGCGGCAGCGCTGGCCTTCGACCGCACCTGCCGCTGCGGCGAGCAGCACGGCAAACCGGTGCTGCCCGGCGGGCCCGGGTTCTCCCTGACGCACGCAGGCGACCTCGTCGGCGTCGCCGTGCACCCCGGCGGGGACGTCGGGCTCGACGTCGAGCAGGTCCGCGAGCTCGGAGACCTGGAGGCGATGGCCGCCCACGTCTGCTCGCCCCGCGAGTCCGCCCCGGACGCCGAGGCCTTCTTCACGCTCTGGACGCGCAAGGAAGCCCTGCTGAAGGCGGTCGGCACCGGGCTCGCCACGCCCATGTCGGCCATCACGCTCGGCCCGGCGGGCGTGCTCGCGTGGACCGGGGAGGACGCGCCCCGAGAGCCGCTGTGGCTCGCCGACCTGCACCCCGGCGAGGGGTACCACGCCGCCGTCGCCGGCACCGGCGCGCGGCCGGAGGTCACCGAGCGTCGCGGGGACGATCTCCTCGCCGCTCAGGCGCGGTAG
- a CDS encoding pyridoxamine 5'-phosphate oxidase family protein yields the protein MKAAAEKVRHVLDPIDRMWLEHSPLCLIGTSDATGNLDVSPKGDPAGQLAHVIDDRTLAIAERPGNRRVDGYRNVMANPHVGLIFLVPGRGDTLRINGRARLLRDAPYFDEMVVKGHRPILALEVAIDEVFYHCAKAFMRSKLWQPETWDHDAIPSTARIAKALTRKDTPLDELEEYYGPSYAEKLYRA from the coding sequence ATGAAGGCCGCGGCGGAGAAGGTCCGGCACGTGCTGGACCCGATCGACCGGATGTGGCTCGAGCACTCCCCGCTCTGCCTGATCGGCACCAGCGACGCCACGGGGAACCTCGACGTCTCCCCGAAGGGCGACCCGGCGGGGCAGCTCGCCCACGTGATCGACGACCGCACCCTCGCCATCGCGGAGCGACCCGGCAACCGGCGGGTCGACGGCTACCGCAACGTCATGGCGAACCCGCACGTCGGGCTGATCTTCCTCGTGCCCGGCCGCGGCGACACCCTCCGGATCAACGGGCGGGCCCGGCTCCTGCGCGACGCCCCGTACTTCGACGAGATGGTGGTGAAGGGGCACCGGCCGATCCTCGCCCTCGAGGTGGCGATCGACGAGGTCTTCTACCACTGCGCGAAGGCGTTCATGCGCTCGAAGCTCTGGCAGCCCGAGACGTGGGACCACGATGCGATCCCGTCGACGGCGCGCATCGCGAAGGCCCTCACCCGCAAGGACACCCCTCTCGACGAGCTCGAGGAGTACTACGGGCCCTCGTACGCGGAGAAGCTCTACCGCGCCTGA
- a CDS encoding DNA polymerase IV: MSARWVLHLDMDAFFAASEQLTRPTLRDRPVLVGGLGPRAVVAGASYQARVFGARSAMPMGQARRLCPHAVVLPARFTLYKELSSRVMAVLADASPVLEPVSIDEAFLEPPALAGASAADVERFGMRLRADVRAATGLPASVGAGSGKQPAKIASELAKPDGLRVVAPDVEREVLGPLPVRSLWGVGPVAEAGLRKLGVHTIGELAAMDLREVHGLLGTAIGTELHRLARGIDERPVAPRGAAKQVSAETTFDIDLTAMAAVHDAVARMTEAAHRRLVASGRAARTVTVKVRSADFTTSSRSETAGIASTDLGALTAVAQRLARTAVPEGGVRLIGVSLAGLTDDPPPALFEPAPEAAPAAPVEFADPAPEHDAPAERPWQAGDDLAHAEHGHGWVQGAGHGRITVRFETRSTGPGRARTFAADDPALRRADPLASLA; encoded by the coding sequence GTGTCCGCGCGTTGGGTCCTGCACCTGGACATGGACGCGTTCTTCGCCGCCTCCGAGCAGCTCACCCGTCCCACGCTGCGCGACCGGCCGGTGCTGGTCGGCGGTCTGGGGCCGCGCGCGGTCGTGGCAGGCGCCAGTTACCAGGCACGCGTGTTCGGGGCGCGTTCGGCCATGCCGATGGGCCAGGCGCGGCGGCTCTGCCCGCACGCCGTGGTGCTGCCGGCGCGGTTCACGTTGTACAAGGAGCTCAGCTCGCGGGTGATGGCGGTGCTCGCCGACGCCTCCCCCGTGCTGGAGCCGGTGTCGATCGACGAGGCCTTCCTCGAACCGCCCGCGCTGGCCGGAGCATCTGCCGCGGACGTGGAGCGGTTCGGCATGCGGCTGCGGGCCGACGTGCGCGCGGCCACCGGGCTGCCGGCGTCGGTCGGCGCGGGGTCGGGCAAGCAGCCGGCGAAGATCGCTTCTGAGCTCGCGAAGCCCGACGGGCTGCGGGTGGTCGCGCCCGACGTGGAGCGGGAGGTGCTGGGGCCGCTGCCCGTGCGCTCGCTGTGGGGCGTCGGGCCGGTGGCCGAGGCCGGGCTGCGCAAGCTCGGCGTCCACACGATCGGCGAGCTCGCGGCGATGGACCTGCGCGAGGTCCACGGCCTGCTCGGCACGGCGATCGGCACCGAGCTGCACCGCCTCGCCCGCGGCATCGACGAGCGCCCGGTGGCCCCACGTGGGGCGGCCAAGCAGGTCAGCGCCGAGACCACGTTCGACATCGACCTCACCGCGATGGCCGCCGTCCACGACGCGGTGGCGCGGATGACCGAGGCCGCGCACCGCAGGCTCGTCGCGTCCGGGCGGGCGGCGCGCACCGTCACGGTGAAGGTGCGCAGCGCCGACTTCACCACGTCCAGCCGTTCGGAGACGGCCGGCATCGCGAGCACCGACCTCGGCGCCCTCACCGCCGTCGCGCAGCGACTCGCCCGCACCGCCGTGCCGGAGGGTGGGGTGCGGCTGATCGGCGTGTCCCTCGCCGGGCTCACCGACGACCCGCCCCCTGCGCTCTTCGAGCCTGCCCCCGAGGCCGCCCCCGCCGCGCCGGTCGAGTTCGCCGATCCGGCGCCCGAGCACGACGCTCCCGCCGAGCGCCCGTGGCAGGCGGGCGACGACCTCGCCCACGCCGAGCACGGGCACGGGTGGGTCCAGGGAGCGGGCCACGGGCGCATCACCGTGCGGTTCGAGACGCGCAGCACCGGCCCCGGCCGCGCACGCACGTTCGCCGCCGACGACCCGGCCCTGCGTCGCGCCGACCCGTTGGCGAGCCTCGCCTGA